From Geotalea uraniireducens Rf4:
AGACGACGCCGAAGAAGAGTCCGAGGAGGAACGAGCCAATAATGCCGCCCTGCTTTGGCTTGTAGTCCCGTCGGATGGGCAAGCGAATTTCGTAGAAACCCATCATCTGCCCTCCCATCACCAGCGCCACGACCCCGGCGGCCATGTACCACCAGCCGCCCAACGTGCCGAACATGGTGCCCAGCAGTCCGGCGGCAGCACCAAATGCCGTGAAGGTGAGGGAGAGCCCCAGGATGAAGGCCAGTGAGTAGCGAAACGCCTTCCAGCGGTCTCCCTCGGAATAGCCGCCGACAAAGCCGACTACCAGCGGGATGGTGGCAAGCACGCAGGGGGAGGCCGAGGACAGGACCCCGCCGAGAAATACCGCACCGAAGGCGATTAGCGGATAGACGGCGATGATCTGTTCGATGTTATCAAGGAAGGTCATTTCATTCCTGCCGCTTTCAGTTCCTTAACGATATCCGCCTTATCCATGAAACCGATGTGGCGCCTGACCTCTTTTCCCTGGGCGTTGAAGAATATCTGGGTCGGGATCATCTGGACACGGAATTTCCGGGCCGCGGCCCGGTCTTCGTGAACGTCAATGAAAAGCACATGTGCCCTGCCGCGATACTCTCCTGACAACGATTCCAGGATCGGCGCCATTTTCTTGCAGGGGATGCAGGTGCGGGCGCCGAGATCGATGACAACCGGCTTGCCGGACGCGAACGCCTGCCGGACAGTGGTGTCAGTCGCTGAGGGGAGTTCGGCATGGGAGGTTGCGGCTGCCAGCAGCAGGGCGGCAACAATCAATTTCCTCATGACAGCATCCCCTTGATCTCCCCGACCGATGCCACCTTGCCGGAAAATTTCACCTGTCCGTCGATCACCAACGCAGGGGTACACATCACGCCATATTTCATGATCGAAGGGATGTCCTCCACCTTGACCACCTCGGCGCTCTTGCCGTTTTCTTCCAGGGCTATTTTCGTGTTTTCGTAAAACCTCTTGCACTTGGCGCATCCGGTTCCCAATACTTCGATCTTCATGATTGCTTCTCCTTTTCGCTGATTTTTCTTTTCAGCATTATTTTGTTTTTGCCTTGTTCATATCTTCCATAAAGTCCTTGGCCCGTTCACCCCGCAACAGTTCCGCCAGGCCGATCAGGCCATCCGTGAGATATTTGGCGTCATAGCCTTTGCTCCGCAGATAGGCCATGGCAATCGCGGAACGGTCCTTGTGGGGACAGGCAGCAACGATGATCTTGTCCTTGGGCAGTTCCCCGATTCGTCGAGGGAGCTCATTCAGCGGAATGTTCAGGGCAAAACCGGTGTGCCAGGCGGCTACCTCTTCCTTGAACCGCACGTCTACCAGTATCGCCTTGCCGGTGGTGAGCAGGGGGACAAGCCCCTTGCTGTCGATCTTCATGTCATCACGCACTTCGTAGTCGAAACGACCGAGAAATGTCTCGAATTCCGATGCAACTGCAAAGATGGTTGTGGGATAAAGTTGCAGAGTCATCAGCGTCATAAAAACAATCATCACAAAGCGTTTCAAGGTTCTCCTCCTTACAATATGGCATTGAACAGATAGCCGACGATGACGATAGCGGTCGTCACGATGCCGAAGAAAGTCGCGAGGAGCGGTTTCTTAAGAACGTTACTCAGAATGACCGCTTCCGGCAATGATAGTGCCGTTACCGCCATCATGAACGCCAGCACGGTGCCGATGGCCATTCCCTTTTCCATGAGGGCGTGGACGATGGGAATCACCCCGGCGGCGTTTGAGTAGAGAGGAACTCCCAGCGCCACTGCCACCGGCACGGCGAAGGGGTTGTCCCGCCCCGCCCAGCGGGCCAGGAAGTCCTGCGGCACATAGCCGTGGATGAAGGCGCCCACCCCAACCCCGAT
This genomic window contains:
- a CDS encoding cytochrome c biogenesis CcdA family protein encodes the protein MTFLDNIEQIIAVYPLIAFGAVFLGGVLSSASPCVLATIPLVVGFVGGYSEGDRWKAFRYSLAFILGLSLTFTAFGAAAGLLGTMFGTLGGWWYMAAGVVALVMGGQMMGFYEIRLPIRRDYKPKQGGIIGSFLLGLFFGVVSSPCATPVLVVILTFVAGKRQVLYGMALLFTYAVGHCLLMLLAGTFTGFVEAFVRAKGIADFTARVKKVSGMIITMAGGYFLWQAW
- a CDS encoding thioredoxin family protein, coding for MRKLIVAALLLAAATSHAELPSATDTTVRQAFASGKPVVIDLGARTCIPCKKMAPILESLSGEYRGRAHVLFIDVHEDRAAARKFRVQMIPTQIFFNAQGKEVRRHIGFMDKADIVKELKAAGMK
- a CDS encoding thioredoxin family protein; this translates as MKIEVLGTGCAKCKRFYENTKIALEENGKSAEVVKVEDIPSIMKYGVMCTPALVIDGQVKFSGKVASVGEIKGMLS
- a CDS encoding rhodanese-like domain-containing protein, which encodes MKRFVMIVFMTLMTLQLYPTTIFAVASEFETFLGRFDYEVRDDMKIDSKGLVPLLTTGKAILVDVRFKEEVAAWHTGFALNIPLNELPRRIGELPKDKIIVAACPHKDRSAIAMAYLRSKGYDAKYLTDGLIGLAELLRGERAKDFMEDMNKAKTK